The following proteins come from a genomic window of Aequorivita marisscotiae:
- a CDS encoding PhoH family protein, whose protein sequence is MNELIIELTEISPRDFFGLENANIDLLKKYFPKLKIVARGNKIKAYGDEDVLEEFDRRMMMLLEQVAKYNKLDENVIERVLLSRTKDDYETPASSGEVIVHGTSGKPIKAQTANQRKLVALMSKNDMVFAVGPAGTGKTYTGVALAVKALKEKEVKRIILTRPAVEAGENLGFLPGDLKEKLDPYMQPLYDALRDMIPAEKLAAHIENGVIQIAPLAFMRGRTLDNAFVILDEAQNTTHAQMKMFLTRMGKNAKFMITGDPGQIDLPRRITSGLKEALLVLKDVNGVGMIYLDDKDVIRHRLVKEVIAAYKKIENVD, encoded by the coding sequence TTGAACGAACTTATCATTGAACTTACCGAGATTAGTCCTAGAGATTTCTTCGGACTGGAAAACGCAAATATTGATCTTCTCAAAAAATATTTCCCAAAGCTAAAAATCGTTGCCCGTGGCAATAAAATAAAGGCTTATGGAGATGAAGACGTGCTGGAGGAATTTGATAGACGAATGATGATGCTTTTGGAACAAGTGGCCAAATACAACAAATTAGACGAAAACGTAATTGAACGCGTGCTATTAAGCCGCACAAAAGACGATTACGAAACTCCTGCCAGCAGTGGGGAAGTAATAGTTCACGGCACAAGCGGAAAACCCATTAAGGCACAAACCGCCAACCAACGCAAGCTCGTGGCCCTAATGAGTAAAAACGATATGGTTTTTGCAGTAGGCCCCGCCGGAACTGGAAAAACATATACCGGGGTAGCTCTTGCGGTTAAAGCCTTAAAGGAAAAGGAGGTTAAGCGTATTATTTTAACAAGGCCAGCTGTAGAAGCAGGTGAAAATCTTGGCTTTCTTCCAGGCGACCTAAAGGAAAAATTAGATCCCTATATGCAGCCGTTGTACGATGCACTTCGCGATATGATTCCCGCCGAAAAACTGGCGGCACATATTGAAAACGGCGTTATACAAATTGCCCCTCTGGCTTTTATGCGCGGCCGTACCTTAGATAATGCCTTTGTTATTTTAGACGAAGCCCAAAATACAACCCACGCACAGATGAAAATGTTCCTTACCCGAATGGGAAAAAACGCAAAGTTTATGATCACCGGCGACCCCGGACAAATAGATTTACCACGCCGAATCACCTCCGGTTTAAAAGAAGCATTGCTGGTTTTAAAAGATGTGAATGGCGTAGGAATGATATATTTAGACGATAAAGATGTAATCCGTCACCGCTTGGTAAAAGAAGTAATTGCCGCTTATAAAAAAATTGAAAACGTAGATTAA
- a CDS encoding SAM hydrolase/SAM-dependent halogenase family protein yields MAIITLTTDFGEKDHFVGAVKGAIYSEMEDAKIVDISHYVSPFHLHEAAYIIQNAYKSFPLGSIHIIGVDSELNPENKHIAVYMDGHYFVCADNGIISMLTSEMRPEKIVEINIHDRIISNFPVLDVFVKVAGHIARGGTLDVIGKNITEIKELTGLRPVISNQDSVIIGNVIYIDNYGNVISNISRKLFKEVGRGRPFIINARTAKFDTVYERYSDAINFNNTADKREEDGKRLALWNSSEFLELAIYKSNPTSVGGAASLFGLEFRDTVTVNFNTEL; encoded by the coding sequence ATGGCTATAATTACACTTACTACTGACTTTGGAGAGAAGGATCACTTTGTTGGCGCGGTTAAGGGAGCTATTTATTCAGAAATGGAAGATGCGAAAATTGTTGATATCTCGCATTATGTTTCGCCCTTCCACTTGCATGAGGCTGCTTATATAATCCAAAATGCCTATAAGAGTTTTCCACTTGGCAGCATCCATATTATTGGGGTAGATTCGGAATTAAATCCTGAAAATAAACACATTGCGGTGTATATGGACGGGCATTATTTTGTGTGTGCCGACAACGGAATTATCTCGATGCTTACCTCGGAGATGCGGCCCGAGAAAATTGTAGAAATAAATATTCACGATAGGATAATAAGCAATTTTCCGGTTTTAGACGTATTCGTAAAAGTTGCCGGACATATTGCCCGTGGGGGAACCCTGGATGTAATCGGGAAAAATATTACTGAAATAAAGGAACTCACAGGACTGCGCCCCGTAATAAGCAACCAAGACAGTGTAATTATTGGCAACGTAATTTACATTGACAACTATGGCAATGTGATTAGCAATATTTCCAGAAAGCTCTTTAAGGAAGTAGGACGCGGCAGACCGTTTATTATTAATGCACGAACAGCTAAATTTGATACAGTTTACGAGCGGTATAGCGATGCCATAAATTTTAACAATACTGCCGATAAACGGGAAGAAGACGGAAAGCGACTGGCACTTTGGAACTCATCTGAATTTTTGGAATTGGCAATTTACAAAAGCAATCCCACTTCGGTGGGGGGCGCTGCCAGCCTGTTTGGGTTGGAGTTTAGGGATACGGTTACGGTAAATTTTAATACTGAATTATAA
- a CDS encoding putative quinol monooxygenase yields the protein MFTRIVKMEFEKENIPDFLANFEVVKEKIRSFPGCLFLELYRDKNDETIFFTYSRWHKEAALENYRNSQLFKEVWSVTKPMFRKRAEAWSVDTVASL from the coding sequence ATGTTTACAAGAATTGTAAAAATGGAATTTGAAAAGGAAAACATCCCAGATTTTCTGGCTAATTTTGAAGTGGTAAAAGAGAAGATCCGCAGCTTTCCGGGGTGTTTGTTTTTGGAACTTTACCGCGATAAAAATGACGAAACAATCTTTTTCACCTATAGTCGTTGGCATAAGGAAGCAGCCTTGGAAAATTATAGAAACAGCCAACTGTTTAAAGAAGTTTGGAGTGTAACAAAACCGATGTTTCGCAAAAGAGCTGAAGCTTGGAGTGTAGATACGGTGGCTAGTTTGTAG
- the gldG gene encoding gliding motility-associated ABC transporter substrate-binding protein GldG has translation MFTIIKREINSFFSSTVGYLVIAVFLVINGLFLWVFSGNYNVLDSGFADLSPYFQLAPWVLLFLIPAVCMRAFSDEIKMGTLELLLTKPLHLKEIVLGKYFGAVILIVIALIPTGLYVLTISELGLPRGNWDLGSTLGSYIGLLFLVLAYTSIGVFASTLSQNQIVAFIIAVFLCFVLYYGFEAFASSSFTISQLGMKAHFDSVARGVLDTRDLVYFAVLSILFIGLTVFKLEKKSPALSKKRTTHYLQFAVGLILLIGLGNYIYKRFDLTQDKRFTLSEETKNIIASIDSPIIVDVFLKGDFPPEFKRLQGETEQLLAEFSAYNSNIKFDFINPTEEGNDAFLAQFEKFGLTPAQVSVTEKGKQSTELVYPWALAHHDGRSVKIALLKNQLGASSEERVNSSLQNLQYAFADGFKKLANEKSKKIAVLKGNGEYDDRYIADFFATLREYYFIAPFTLDSVASNPEKTLKALHSFDLIVAAQPTEAFSDAEKYVLDQYIMKGGKSLWLMDATQMQTDSATGKTFAFGKDLNLGDFFFKYGIRINPNLVKDVYSAPIVLASGDEREAQYNRYPWFFNPLSSSANNHPIVTNIEAVKFSYASGIDTLPNNIQKTVLLSTSPISKSVGLPFPIDFDMEIPKNLQVVNEGPAPGDFSAGEIPLAVLLEGNFTSVYKNRVKPISLENTKNVDEGVASKMVVISDGDVIKNQMQGNRPLELGFDKMTNQFYGNKEFLLNTVNYLLDDSGLINIRTRQIAVPFLDPQKTVAQRTKWQMLNILLPLGLLAIFGLVFTSYRKRKYTR, from the coding sequence ATGTTTACAATAATAAAACGCGAAATAAACTCCTTTTTTTCCAGTACTGTTGGGTATTTGGTAATTGCCGTGTTTTTGGTTATAAACGGTTTGTTTTTGTGGGTTTTTAGCGGAAACTACAACGTGTTGGATTCTGGGTTTGCAGACCTTTCCCCCTATTTTCAACTTGCGCCGTGGGTACTGTTGTTTTTAATTCCCGCGGTATGTATGCGTGCCTTTAGCGACGAGATTAAGATGGGCACTTTAGAGCTATTGCTCACCAAACCCCTGCACTTAAAAGAAATAGTATTGGGGAAATATTTTGGCGCCGTTATATTAATTGTAATTGCACTTATTCCCACAGGTTTATATGTATTAACCATTTCAGAATTGGGGCTTCCGCGGGGCAATTGGGATCTTGGCAGCACATTGGGCTCATATATTGGGTTGTTGTTTTTGGTATTGGCCTATACATCAATTGGGGTGTTTGCATCTACACTTTCGCAAAACCAAATTGTAGCTTTTATCATTGCTGTTTTTCTGTGTTTTGTGCTGTATTACGGGTTTGAGGCTTTTGCATCTTCCTCGTTTACTATTTCGCAATTGGGCATGAAAGCACATTTTGACAGTGTAGCGCGTGGGGTTTTAGATACACGGGACCTTGTATATTTTGCAGTACTATCTATACTGTTTATAGGTCTTACAGTATTTAAACTGGAAAAGAAATCACCTGCTTTATCAAAAAAACGAACCACCCATTATTTGCAGTTTGCAGTGGGTTTAATCTTATTGATCGGGCTCGGTAATTATATTTATAAGCGTTTCGATTTAACGCAGGACAAAAGGTTTACACTTTCTGAAGAAACAAAGAACATTATTGCTTCCATAGATTCGCCAATTATAGTTGATGTGTTTTTGAAAGGTGATTTTCCGCCGGAATTTAAAAGACTTCAAGGGGAAACAGAACAACTTTTAGCCGAGTTTTCGGCTTATAATTCGAATATAAAATTCGATTTTATAAATCCTACCGAAGAAGGGAACGATGCTTTTCTGGCGCAATTTGAAAAGTTTGGACTAACCCCTGCCCAGGTGTCGGTTACTGAAAAGGGGAAACAAAGTACCGAGTTGGTTTATCCGTGGGCATTGGCACATCACGATGGCCGCTCCGTAAAAATAGCCCTACTTAAAAACCAACTGGGGGCAAGCTCGGAGGAACGGGTAAATAGTTCGTTGCAAAACCTACAATACGCCTTTGCCGATGGATTTAAAAAATTAGCAAACGAGAAGTCGAAAAAAATAGCTGTTTTAAAGGGCAATGGCGAATACGACGATCGGTATATAGCGGACTTTTTTGCCACGCTGCGGGAGTATTATTTTATTGCACCTTTTACCTTGGATTCGGTTGCTTCCAATCCTGAAAAAACCTTAAAGGCATTACACAGCTTCGATTTAATTGTAGCCGCACAGCCAACAGAAGCATTTAGCGATGCCGAAAAATACGTGTTGGATCAATATATAATGAAGGGTGGTAAATCGCTTTGGCTGATGGATGCCACACAGATGCAAACTGATTCTGCCACCGGAAAAACCTTTGCCTTTGGGAAGGATTTAAATCTGGGCGATTTCTTTTTTAAATACGGCATTCGAATCAACCCCAATTTGGTTAAGGATGTTTATTCGGCGCCAATAGTATTGGCCAGTGGCGATGAGCGGGAGGCACAATACAACCGCTACCCGTGGTTTTTTAATCCGTTGAGCAGCAGCGCGAACAACCATCCCATAGTAACAAATATTGAAGCGGTAAAGTTTAGTTATGCCAGTGGGATAGACACGCTTCCCAACAACATACAGAAAACGGTTTTGCTATCTACTTCGCCTATATCGAAAAGTGTGGGACTCCCCTTCCCTATTGACTTTGATATGGAAATTCCGAAGAACTTGCAAGTGGTAAATGAGGGGCCTGCCCCTGGGGATTTTAGCGCAGGCGAAATACCGTTAGCAGTGTTATTGGAAGGCAATTTTACTTCGGTTTATAAAAATAGAGTTAAGCCCATAAGCTTAGAGAACACTAAAAACGTAGACGAGGGGGTAGCTTCCAAAATGGTGGTAATTAGCGATGGCGACGTTATTAAAAACCAAATGCAGGGCAACAGACCGCTGGAACTAGGTTTTGATAAAATGACCAATCAATTCTACGGAAATAAGGAATTTCTGCTTAATACGGTTAATTATCTGCTTGACGACAGCGGACTTATAAACATTAGAACGCGCCAAATTGCGGTGCCATTTCTGGATCCGCAAAAAACTGTAGCGCAGCGTACCAAGTGGCAAATGCTTAATATATTGCTACCGTTGGGATTACTAGCTATTTTTGGATTGGTTTTTACCAGCTACCGCAAACGAAAATACACCCGTTAA
- the dnaN gene encoding DNA polymerase III subunit beta — MKFIVSSSYLLKQLQVLGGIINNNNTLPILDNFLFNLDGKSLTVSASDLETTISSKLEVESAEKGMVCIPARLLLETLKTFPEQPLTFTIEDNNTIEISSNHGKYALAYADGEEFPNAVDLKDPSATIVQGDVLATAISKTIFASGNDDLRPVMSGVFFQFSTDNLVFVATDAHKLVKYTRDDISASQTAEFIMPKKPLTLLKSILAGSEEDVTIEYNESNAKFIFENTEMVCRLIDGKYPNYEAVIPKENPNKLVIDRNQFLNSVRRVSIFSSKTTHQIRLKIAGAELNISAEDIDYSNKAEERLTCDYQGDDMQIGFNSRFLTEMLNNLTSDEVSLEMSLPNRAGILTPVDGLDEGETVTMLVMPVMLNN, encoded by the coding sequence ATGAAATTTATTGTATCGAGTTCCTATTTATTAAAACAACTACAAGTATTAGGCGGTATTATTAACAACAACAATACCCTGCCAATTTTAGATAATTTCTTGTTTAACCTAGACGGAAAATCGCTTACTGTTTCCGCTTCCGATTTGGAGACTACCATTTCTTCAAAATTAGAAGTAGAAAGTGCCGAAAAAGGAATGGTTTGTATTCCCGCACGGCTTTTATTGGAGACGTTGAAAACCTTTCCCGAGCAGCCGCTAACCTTTACTATTGAAGACAATAACACTATTGAAATTAGCAGTAACCACGGTAAATATGCTCTGGCATATGCCGATGGGGAGGAATTTCCGAATGCAGTAGATTTAAAGGATCCTTCGGCTACAATTGTACAGGGCGACGTACTTGCTACCGCAATTAGCAAAACAATCTTTGCCTCTGGAAATGACGATTTACGACCTGTAATGAGCGGGGTTTTCTTTCAGTTTTCAACAGATAATTTGGTGTTTGTAGCTACCGATGCCCACAAGTTGGTTAAATATACCCGCGATGATATAAGCGCCTCCCAAACGGCAGAATTTATTATGCCGAAAAAACCACTTACCCTTTTAAAAAGCATACTTGCGGGAAGTGAAGAAGATGTTACCATTGAGTACAACGAGAGCAATGCGAAGTTTATTTTTGAAAACACCGAAATGGTGTGCCGCCTTATAGACGGTAAATATCCAAATTACGAAGCTGTTATTCCGAAGGAGAACCCGAACAAATTGGTTATAGACCGAAATCAGTTTTTAAATTCCGTGCGTAGGGTATCTATTTTCTCAAGTAAGACTACGCATCAAATTAGGTTAAAGATTGCCGGTGCCGAACTGAATATTTCGGCAGAAGATATAGATTACAGCAATAAAGCCGAGGAACGATTAACCTGCGATTATCAGGGCGATGATATGCAGATAGGCTTTAACAGCAGGTTTTTAACCGAGATGCTAAACAATCTTACCAGCGATGAAGTTTCTTTAGAGATGAGCCTTCCTAACCGCGCAGGGATACTTACTCCGGTAGATGGCCTGGATGAAGGCGAAACCGTTACCATGCTCGTTATGCCAGTGATGCTTAACAATTAG
- a CDS encoding alpha/beta fold hydrolase, with the protein MSDQFKDIDQAFNISILGKGTQPMVFAHGYGCDQNMWRFVYPYFQEKYKVILFDYIGAGNSDISAYTNEKYNSLESYANDVLAICEHLKLKDIIFVGHSVSAMIGMLASIKAPSLFSKLILIGPSPCYINKENYIGGFDKESIDELLEALDSNYLGWSQNMAPVIMGNEDRPQLGKELSNSFCNTDPEIAKNFARVTFLSDNREDLQKVSHPCLILQCSQDVIAPTEVGKYVANTVKDGILKILKATGHCPNLSAPEETAEAMINFLENNP; encoded by the coding sequence ATGTCCGACCAATTTAAAGATATTGACCAAGCGTTTAATATAAGTATTTTGGGAAAAGGTACTCAACCCATGGTATTCGCCCATGGTTACGGTTGCGACCAAAATATGTGGCGATTTGTTTACCCTTACTTTCAAGAGAAGTATAAGGTTATTTTATTTGATTATATAGGTGCTGGAAATTCGGATATTTCGGCATATACCAATGAAAAGTACAATTCGCTGGAGAGTTACGCCAACGACGTTCTTGCAATTTGCGAGCATTTAAAATTAAAAGATATAATATTTGTAGGGCATTCGGTTAGTGCAATGATTGGAATGTTAGCTTCGATTAAGGCACCTTCCCTATTTTCAAAATTAATTTTAATAGGTCCGTCGCCCTGTTACATCAATAAAGAAAACTATATTGGCGGCTTCGATAAGGAATCTATCGATGAACTTTTAGAGGCTTTAGACAGTAACTATCTGGGGTGGTCGCAAAATATGGCACCCGTTATAATGGGCAACGAAGACAGACCCCAATTAGGGAAAGAATTAAGTAATAGTTTTTGTAATACCGACCCTGAAATCGCTAAAAATTTTGCCCGAGTTACTTTTCTATCAGACAATCGGGAGGATTTACAAAAAGTGTCGCATCCTTGCCTTATACTGCAGTGTTCGCAGGATGTAATTGCGCCTACTGAAGTTGGAAAATACGTGGCAAATACCGTTAAAGATGGCATCCTTAAAATTTTAAAAGCCACGGGGCACTGTCCTAATTTAAGCGCCCCCGAAGAAACCGCAGAAGCAATGATAAATTTTCTAGAAAATAATCCTTAG
- a CDS encoding ATP-binding protein, with protein MDKNYNSLKQTDSIRLKAALDLYENAPCGSVVFRNDGLIIAMNNTLAHWLGFKKDEIVNVRTLPSFFKVGGKIYFETHFFPLIKMQGFIHEVYFDMLRKDKSNFHALINVREIPAKESNEATFQATILDVSDRREYEKQLLEAKRKAEADSKAKADFLATISHEIRTPLNAILGIGNLLHNTPLNENQKEYARLLLGSSEHLLSLVNNLLDLSKIEAKKLELEYVSFNLNELITILKQIYSVKASEKGVELRLELSEDVPQNIIGDPVKLNQILTNLIGNAIKFTKKGAITVAISVIQKVKKQVTLKFEVTDTGIGIPEEKLETIFQEFSQASYDVSVEYGGTGLGLTISKKLLELQGSQLHVSSKLNKGSTFSFELNYKIDKKKVNKTAQLLNKKDDVSFDDYKVLIVDDNHVNIFITAQYLDQWRISYVTAKSGTEALSILKKESVDIVLLDLQMPKMNGYQTAEKIRALKLSKKPVIVAYSATTKGEVQNELIKAGIDDHLPKPFQPTELFDLLKMYKTLKQTKGKKKRKSLMKTATLSKKYAKELKPVDNTTIEESFSLERYQKMANNNPKYLRKFIKSSLKAIKDYEGEFKTALKNKDVSGLESLIHQSTMTLYYIKAEKLTSLMKKCKDLIATNDSDTNLKLAIDDCKKEFAIIFEGLKKAKNK; from the coding sequence GTGGACAAAAACTATAATTCGTTAAAGCAAACAGATTCTATTCGTTTAAAGGCAGCTTTAGACTTATATGAAAATGCACCTTGCGGTTCAGTTGTATTTCGTAACGATGGGTTAATTATTGCTATGAACAATACCCTGGCCCATTGGCTAGGTTTTAAAAAAGATGAAATTGTTAATGTTCGTACGCTTCCAAGTTTTTTTAAAGTAGGTGGAAAAATATATTTTGAAACACACTTTTTTCCCTTGATTAAAATGCAAGGCTTTATCCACGAAGTGTATTTTGATATGTTGCGGAAGGATAAAAGTAATTTTCACGCTTTAATTAATGTAAGGGAAATACCTGCGAAAGAAAGTAATGAAGCTACATTTCAGGCGACTATTTTAGATGTTTCGGACCGCAGGGAGTACGAAAAGCAGCTATTGGAAGCAAAGCGAAAAGCCGAAGCCGACAGCAAAGCAAAAGCAGATTTTTTAGCTACGATAAGTCACGAAATTCGCACCCCATTAAATGCTATCTTGGGTATTGGCAATCTACTTCACAATACTCCATTAAACGAAAACCAAAAGGAATACGCTCGACTTCTATTAGGCTCTTCAGAACATTTGCTCAGCCTTGTAAATAATTTATTGGATTTAAGTAAGATTGAAGCAAAGAAGCTAGAATTGGAATACGTTTCTTTTAACTTGAATGAACTCATTACCATTTTAAAACAAATATATTCGGTAAAGGCTTCAGAAAAAGGGGTTGAATTGCGATTAGAATTATCAGAAGATGTTCCTCAAAATATAATTGGCGATCCCGTTAAATTAAATCAGATTCTTACCAACCTTATCGGGAATGCTATAAAATTCACCAAAAAGGGAGCTATTACAGTGGCTATAAGTGTAATTCAGAAAGTAAAAAAACAAGTTACTTTAAAATTTGAAGTTACCGATACTGGCATTGGCATACCGGAAGAAAAACTTGAAACCATTTTCCAAGAATTCTCCCAGGCAAGTTACGACGTAAGTGTAGAATATGGCGGAACAGGCTTGGGACTTACCATTAGCAAAAAACTACTCGAACTTCAGGGCAGTCAGTTGCACGTTAGTAGTAAGCTCAATAAAGGATCAACTTTTAGTTTTGAATTAAATTATAAGATTGATAAAAAGAAAGTCAATAAAACCGCACAACTTCTCAATAAAAAAGACGACGTAAGTTTTGACGATTATAAGGTTTTAATAGTTGACGATAACCATGTGAACATTTTTATTACGGCTCAATATCTGGATCAATGGCGTATTTCATATGTTACAGCTAAAAGTGGCACGGAGGCTTTATCTATTTTAAAGAAAGAAAGTGTAGATATTGTATTACTCGATTTACAAATGCCAAAAATGAACGGGTATCAAACTGCAGAAAAAATTAGAGCATTAAAACTTTCTAAAAAGCCTGTAATTGTTGCATATTCGGCAACTACAAAAGGTGAAGTGCAAAACGAACTTATTAAAGCTGGTATAGACGACCACCTGCCGAAACCTTTTCAACCAACAGAACTTTTCGATCTTTTAAAGATGTATAAAACCTTAAAGCAAACAAAAGGGAAGAAAAAGCGAAAAAGTTTGATGAAGACTGCCACCTTATCTAAAAAGTATGCGAAAGAATTAAAGCCTGTGGATAACACTACAATTGAGGAAAGTTTTAGTTTGGAGCGATACCAGAAAATGGCTAATAACAACCCGAAGTACCTAAGAAAGTTTATAAAAAGTTCGCTAAAAGCCATAAAGGATTATGAAGGTGAATTTAAAACCGCTTTAAAGAATAAAGATGTATCCGGATTAGAAAGTCTTATCCATCAATCTACAATGACATTGTATTACATAAAAGCCGAGAAATTAACTTCATTAATGAAGAAGTGTAAAGACTTAATTGCGACCAATGATAGCGACACGAATTTAAAATTGGCTATTGACGATTGCAAAAAAGAGTTTGCAATCATATTTGAGGGTTTAAAAAAGGCTAAAAACAAATAG
- a CDS encoding T9SS type A sorting domain-containing protein: protein MRTLYTFIAVLFLNILICPAQVTDVVTGINDPSRLLLDGNTLYYCTGSEIFKIDVTENSPTPISVLSGLNGVVGMTVDGNTLYFSEFNAGSISKIDLTDPNPTKETVIDGLNTPATIYLSGTTMYYSDANDNVVNKFDVTDPNPTTVLVATSNVNFSPTGLALQGDILYMGQGQANRVSKVDVTSGVTQPVDVVTGVQRPLGIRIVGNNLFMAEYIGNKVSIKNLTAGSGTAEDVVTGIDKPTDIEIWGNTLFIMERGANRIVKMELQLGVTEFNANRITLFPNPTSAFIEISNLRETTNYIIYAIDGSQVGTGTINPKEKIDVSNLSSGSYFLRTEHGAMAKFIKK, encoded by the coding sequence ATGAGAACATTGTACACCTTTATTGCTGTTTTATTTTTAAACATTTTAATCTGCCCCGCCCAAGTAACCGATGTGGTAACCGGAATTAACGACCCTTCACGATTACTTCTTGACGGCAATACACTGTATTATTGCACAGGATCGGAAATTTTTAAGATAGATGTAACGGAGAACTCTCCAACACCTATTTCGGTATTAAGTGGTTTAAATGGTGTGGTAGGAATGACTGTTGATGGCAATACCCTATATTTTTCTGAATTTAATGCGGGATCAATTTCAAAGATAGACCTCACCGATCCCAACCCAACGAAAGAAACCGTTATTGATGGGCTTAATACCCCTGCTACGATTTATCTTTCTGGAACTACTATGTATTATTCAGATGCCAATGACAATGTGGTCAATAAATTTGATGTAACCGACCCCAACCCCACCACGGTTTTGGTTGCTACCAGCAATGTAAATTTTAGTCCCACTGGTTTGGCACTACAGGGAGATATACTGTATATGGGACAAGGACAGGCCAATCGGGTTTCAAAAGTGGATGTTACAAGTGGGGTAACCCAACCGGTAGATGTGGTAACCGGAGTTCAAAGACCGCTGGGGATACGTATTGTGGGAAACAATTTATTTATGGCAGAATATATTGGGAATAAGGTATCTATAAAAAATCTTACCGCTGGTTCAGGTACGGCGGAGGATGTTGTAACAGGCATAGACAAACCCACCGATATAGAAATTTGGGGGAATACGCTTTTTATTATGGAAAGGGGAGCCAATAGAATAGTAAAAATGGAGTTGCAATTGGGCGTAACGGAGTTTAATGCAAACCGTATTACCCTGTTTCCAAATCCGACGTCGGCGTTTATTGAAATCTCCAATCTACGGGAAACGACAAATTATATTATTTATGCCATTGATGGATCGCAAGTAGGTACAGGTACAATTAATCCGAAGGAAAAAATAGATGTTTCGAACCTATCGAGCGGTAGCTATTTCTTGAGAACTGAGCACGGAGCTATGGCTAAGTTTATAAAAAAATAG
- a CDS encoding type II toxin-antitoxin system RelE/ParE family toxin, which translates to MKPKFEVVFLEQAIDFMAKIDPKSKKKVYYNIDKAKLTNDPELFKKLEDKIWEFRTKYIGLQYRLLAFWDKTDKTETLVLATHGIIKKTDKVPKADIEKAKKIMAEYFTQKE; encoded by the coding sequence ATGAAACCAAAGTTTGAAGTCGTTTTTCTTGAACAAGCGATTGACTTTATGGCTAAAATTGACCCAAAGTCAAAAAAGAAGGTTTATTATAATATAGACAAAGCCAAGCTGACTAATGATCCTGAACTATTTAAAAAATTAGAAGATAAGATTTGGGAATTTAGAACAAAATATATTGGACTTCAATACAGACTCCTCGCCTTTTGGGACAAAACTGACAAAACTGAAACACTAGTCCTGGCGACCCATGGAATTATAAAGAAAACGGACAAAGTTCCAAAAGCCGATATAGAAAAAGCGAAAAAGATTATGGCGGAATATTTTACCCAAAAAGAATAG
- a CDS encoding helix-turn-helix domain-containing protein: MEAKKKKMKMMTLDQMKDKDLGEIGTPVRDKYEFDLKMEVLGDMIKLVRKERKLTQEQLGELIGVQKSQISKLERNTKNVTIETILKVFGALKANVKFSVEMNELEFTVA, encoded by the coding sequence ATGGAAGCAAAAAAGAAAAAGATGAAAATGATGACCCTTGACCAAATGAAGGATAAGGATTTGGGAGAGATTGGAACACCTGTGCGCGATAAATACGAGTTCGACTTAAAAATGGAAGTCTTGGGTGATATGATAAAGTTGGTTCGGAAAGAAAGAAAATTGACACAAGAACAACTCGGAGAGTTAATTGGAGTTCAGAAATCCCAAATTTCAAAATTGGAACGGAATACGAAAAATGTGACTATTGAAACCATTTTAAAAGTATTTGGAGCTTTAAAGGCCAACGTAAAATTCAGCGTAGAAATGAACGAATTGGAGTTTACAGTGGCATAA